A genomic window from Primulina huaijiensis isolate GDHJ02 unplaced genomic scaffold, ASM1229523v2 scaffold16003, whole genome shotgun sequence includes:
- the LOC140965896 gene encoding acetyl-CoA carboxylase 1-like has translation MVTVVQEFCIALKGKKAIHSILIANNGMAAIKFIRSIRSWAYETFGTEKAMFLVAMATPEDMKMNAEHVRAADQFVSVPGGTNNNNYANVHLIVEIAEMMRVDAVWPGWGHASENPELPNALGEKGIIFLGPPASSMAALGDKIGSSLTAQAAQIPTVPWSGSHVKIPQGSSLLTIPEAIYQKACVHTEEEAIAGCRNVGYPAMVKASWGGGGKGIKKVHNDGEVKASFKQVQDEVPGSPIFIMKVSPQSRHLEVQLLCDEHGNVAAVHSRDCSVQRRHQKIIEEGPITAAPVETVKELEQAARRLAKTVNYVGAATVEYLYSMETGEYYFLELNPRLQVEHPVTEWIAQVNLPAAQVAIGMGIPLWKIPEIRRFYGKENGGDYNSWRETAIVSTPFDFDKAESIRPKGHCVAVRVTSEDPDDAFKPTTGIIQELSFKSKPNVWAYFSVKPGGGIHEFSDSQFGHIFSFGESRAVAIADMVLGLKESQIRGEICTNIDYVVDLLQASDYKENKIHTGWLDNRIAMRVRAERLPWYILVAGGALYKASSSGAAVVSEYVDYLEKGQIPPKHISVVNYQVSLNIEGVEYTINVVRKGPGSYQLRMNDSEIEAEVHSLTDGSLLMQVDGYSHIIYAEEGVAGTRLFIDGSACLLQVPFILPDKSIILFYYKYMSLN, from the exons ATGGTGACCGTGGTGCAAGAGTTCTGCATCGCCCTAAAAGGAAAGAAGGCAATTCACAGTATTTTGATTGCGAACAATGGAATGGCAGCCATCAAGTTTATACGTAGCATCAGGTCGTGGGCTTACGAGACGTTTGGAACCGAGAAGGCCATGTTTTTGGTGGCAATGGCAACCCCAGAGGACATGAAAATGAATGCAGAACATGTTAGGGCAGCTGATCAATTTGTATCAGTACCTGGCGGGACTAACAATAACAACTACGCCAATGTGCACCTCATCGTCGAG ATAGCTGAGATGATGCGAGTTGATGCGGTGTGGCCCGGTTGGGGTCATGCATCGGAAAACCCAGAGCTACCTAATGCTCTCGGCGAAAAAGGGATCATATTTTTAGGGCCACCAGCTTCATCAATGGCTGCATTGGGTGATAAAATTGGATCTTCACTGACTGCACAAGCTGCTCAAATCCCTACTGTTCCTTGGAGTGGTTCTCAT gtgAAAATTCCCCAAGGCAGCAGTTTGCTTACAATCCCAGAAGCTATCTATCAGAAAGCATGTGTTCATACGGAGGAAGAAGCCATCGCTGGCTGCCGGAATGTGGGCTATCCTGCTATGGTTAAGGCCTCTTGGGGCGGTGGCGGCAAAGGAATAAAAAAG GTCCATAATGATGGCGAAGTAAAAGCTTCATTCAAGCAAGTACAAGATGAAGTTCCTGGCTCTCCCATTTTCATAATGAAGGTTTCCCCCCAG AGCCGACATTTAGAAGTCCAGTTGCTTTGTGACGAACATGGAAACGTCGCAGCTGTGCACAGCCGTGACTGCAGTGTTCAAAGGAGGCACCAAAAG ATTATTGAAGAGGGGCCGATAACGGCAGCCCCTGTGGAGACGGTGAAAGAGCTTGAGCAGGCTGCTAGAAGGTTGGCCAAAACCGTTAACTACGTGGGAGCCGCAACGGTCGAATATTTATATAGCATGGAAACCGGTGAATATTATTTCTTGGAGTTGAATCCACGCCTTCAG GTGGAGCACCCTGTGACTGAATGGATTGCTCAAGTGAATCTGCCGGCGGCACAAGTTGCCATTGGGATGGGTATCCCTCTCTGGAAAATTCCAG AGATTCGGCGATTTTATGGAAAGGAAAATGGAGGAGATTACAATTCATGGAGGGAGACTGCAATTGTTTCCACTCCATTTGATTTTGACAAAGCGGAGTCTATCAGGCCTAAAGGCCATTGTGTAGCTGTTCGTGTCACGAGCGAGGACCCTGATGATGCCTTTAAGCCCACCACTGGTATAATTCAG GAGCTGAGTTTCAAAAGCAAGCCAAATGTGTGGGCATACTTTTCTGTGAAG CCTGGTGGAGGCATTCATGAATTTTCGGATTCCCAATTTG GGCACATATTTTCTTTTGGGGAGTCTAGAGCAGTGGCCATTGCTGACATGGTTCTTGGGCTGAAAGAAAGTCAAATAAGAGGAGAAATCTGTACAAATATTGACTACGTTGTCGATCTTTTACAG GCTTCAGACTAcaaggaaaataaaatacatacaGGATGGCTAGATAACAGAATTGCAATGAGGGTCAGAGCAGAAAGGCTCCCTTGGTATATTTTAGTGGCCGGTGGAGCACTTTAT AAAGCCTCTTCTAGTGGTGCAGCTGTGGTTTCCGAATACGTTGATTATCTTGAAAAAGGACAGATTCCACCAAAG CACATCTCAGTGGTGAATTATCAAGTTTCTTTAAATATAGAAGGAGTTGAATATACC ATTAATGTGGTGAGGAAAGGACCTGGAAGCTACCAATTGAGGATGAATGATTCAGAAATTGAAGCAGAAGTACATAGTCTTACTGATGGAAGTCTATTAATGCAG GTTGATGGATACAGCCATATTATATATGCAGAGGAGGGAGTGGCTGGAACACGCCTTTTTATTGATGGGAGCGCTTGTTTGCTTCAGGTGCCTTTTATTCTTCCTGATAAATCTATTATTCTattctattataaatatatgagtttgaatt